Proteins from a genomic interval of Candidatus Desulfofervidus auxilii:
- a CDS encoding DUF503 domain-containing protein, whose translation MVVGVGQVLLRLPGNHSLKGKRRILRQIVERIKQRFNISIAEVDAQDQWQLIYLGISQVGLNGDRIRTELDKVLNFIEKMNLVEIIDVELEIIHFSTKDILHEKLSPCL comes from the coding sequence ATGGTTGTAGGTGTTGGGCAAGTTTTATTACGTCTTCCAGGAAATCATTCACTTAAAGGAAAAAGACGTATCTTACGTCAAATAGTAGAAAGGATAAAGCAACGATTTAATATTTCTATAGCTGAAGTGGATGCTCAGGATCAATGGCAATTAATTTATCTAGGTATATCCCAAGTAGGTTTAAATGGTGATAGAATAAGAACAGAGTTAGATAAGGTGCTTAATTTTATTGAAAAGATGAATTTGGTAGAAATTATTGATGTAGAGTTAGAAATTATCCATTTTTCAACAAAAGATATCTTACATGAAAAGTTATCCCCGTGCCTTTAG
- the rbfA gene encoding 30S ribosome-binding factor RbfA: MKSYPRAFRIAEVFQRELADILLKKIADPRLQGVTITRVVVSEDLKLATIFFDVWDNKQKVERALKGFDSAHHFIKRELAKRVRLKFMPELRFEVEI; the protein is encoded by the coding sequence ATGAAAAGTTATCCCCGTGCCTTTAGGATTGCGGAAGTCTTTCAGAGAGAATTAGCAGATATTTTATTAAAAAAAATTGCTGATCCACGTCTTCAAGGTGTGACTATTACAAGAGTTGTAGTTTCTGAGGATTTAAAATTGGCAACAATCTTTTTTGATGTTTGGGACAATAAACAAAAAGTAGAAAGAGCTTTAAAAGGCTTTGATAGTGCACATCATTTTATAAAAAGAGAATTGGCAAAAAGAGTAAGGCTTAAATTTATGCCTGAACTTCGGTTTGAAGTGGAAATTTAA
- the truB gene encoding tRNA pseudouridine(55) synthase TruB produces MEISGVLIINKPKGITSFGVVKKIKQWLKVKKAGHGGTLDPLATGVLPIFINKATRIAEYFLSMEKVYLATMRLGIETDTQDIEGEVINVCESININLNDLEKVMKEFRGKIKQIPPAYAAIKVKGIPLYKYARKGIKIECSPREVEIYDIKIISFHPPEVEFEVTCSKGTYIRTLCADIGKKLGCGACLLRLHRLKTGPFSIEKAISLEILREAIKAKKWQKYLINMNEALAHLPSIIVDGIQEKKIKLGQSIFWPEKLTNSIFRGLNKEKKLIALLRPYPLEKGMRLHPIKVFEGGENGINA; encoded by the coding sequence ATGGAAATATCAGGTGTATTAATTATCAATAAACCAAAAGGCATTACTTCATTTGGTGTTGTTAAAAAGATAAAACAATGGCTTAAAGTAAAGAAAGCAGGTCATGGTGGTACTCTTGACCCTTTAGCTACAGGAGTATTACCTATTTTTATTAATAAGGCTACCAGAATTGCTGAATATTTTTTATCAATGGAAAAGGTTTATTTGGCTACTATGCGTTTAGGAATTGAGACAGATACTCAAGATATTGAAGGAGAAGTGATAAATGTGTGTGAAAGTATAAACATTAATTTAAATGATTTAGAAAAAGTAATGAAAGAGTTTAGAGGAAAAATTAAACAAATACCTCCAGCTTATGCAGCAATAAAAGTGAAAGGAATACCACTTTATAAGTATGCTAGAAAAGGGATAAAAATAGAATGTTCACCAAGAGAGGTGGAAATTTATGATATAAAAATTATTTCTTTCCATCCACCAGAGGTTGAGTTTGAAGTAACTTGTTCTAAAGGGACTTATATTAGGACACTTTGTGCAGATATAGGGAAAAAACTTGGATGTGGTGCATGTTTATTACGTTTGCACCGGTTAAAAACAGGGCCTTTTAGCATTGAGAAAGCGATTTCTCTTGAAATTTTAAGGGAGGCAATTAAAGCAAAAAAATGGCAAAAATATTTAATAAATATGAATGAAGCTTTGGCTCATTTACCTTCTATTATTGTAGATGGGATTCAAGAAAAAAAGATTAAATTGGGTCAATCTATCTTTTGGCCTGAAAAATTGACAAATTCAATATTTCGTGGCTTAAACAAAGAGAAAAAATTGATTGCTTTATTAAGACCTTATCCTTTAGAAAAAGGAATGCGATTACATCCAATAAAAGTATTTGAAGGAGGGGAAAATGGCATTAATGCCTGA
- the rpsO gene encoding 30S ribosomal protein S15 has protein sequence MALMPEQKQEIIKEFQLHPKDTGSPEVQIALLTKRIEYLTEHFKIHKKDFHSRRGLLKLVGKRKRLLNYLKEKDIERYRRLIQRLGLRK, from the coding sequence ATGGCATTAATGCCTGAACAAAAACAAGAAATTATTAAAGAATTCCAACTTCATCCAAAAGATACTGGTTCTCCAGAAGTTCAAATTGCACTTTTAACTAAACGCATTGAATATTTGACAGAGCATTTTAAAATACATAAAAAAGATTTCCATTCACGGCGAGGTTTATTAAAACTTGTAGGTAAAAGGAAACGTTTGCTTAATTATTTAAAAGAAAAAGATATTGAAAGGTATCGTCGGCTTATTCAAAGGCTTGGTTTGAGAAAATAA
- the pnp gene encoding polyribonucleotide nucleotidyltransferase, protein MEIKEQIEWAGRTFSISYGKVAHQANGAVLVSYADTVVLVTAVMGGETISSDFLPLTVEYQEMSYAAGRIPGGFFKREIGRPSDKEILTSRLIDRPLRPLFPDGFSHEVQIIATVLSADQENDPDILAMIGASAALLISDIPFATPIAGVRVGRVRGEWVINPTRTQLQESELNIVVAGHEKGIVMVEGEALFVPEETVLEAIFVGKKALEPILSLQKSLQKKVGKPKLEITTCVDSELIEKMKIYLPAIEDAIKIPEKLLRHAHLKDIFNQAVQDLLISDENLPQAKAIFLDLEKEVIRQKILEEGKRIDGRGFKDIRPIYCEVGILPRTHGSALFKRGETQVLVVTTLGTSEDEQKIEALYGESFKSFMVHYNFPPYCVGEVKRLRGPSRREIGHGALAERALKPVIPKEEEFPYTIRVVSEVLESNGSSSMATVCGGSLSLMDAGVPIKKSVAGIAMGLIKEDDKIVILSDILGDEDHCGDMDFKVAGTREGITAIQMDIKIEGVTKEILHQALIQAREGRFFILDKMEATLSAPKPQISPYAPKVTIVEISPEKIANLIGPGGRVIKDIITKTGVTIDIKETGKVHIISNNEEAIQKAAELVKQVTQDIEVGRLYIGKVKRVMDFGALVEILPGIIGMVHISELDHRRVQKVSDVLKEGDEVLVRVLEVEKDGRIKLSRKAALSPHIHLRRRGGHKS, encoded by the coding sequence ATGGAGATAAAGGAACAGATAGAATGGGCAGGCAGGACTTTTTCTATTTCTTATGGAAAAGTAGCTCATCAAGCTAATGGAGCAGTACTTGTAAGTTATGCTGATACAGTTGTTTTAGTAACAGCTGTTATGGGAGGAGAGACAATTTCTTCTGATTTTTTACCATTAACAGTAGAATATCAAGAGATGTCCTATGCAGCTGGTAGGATTCCGGGTGGTTTTTTTAAAAGAGAGATAGGTCGACCAAGTGATAAAGAAATTCTTACATCTCGTCTTATTGATCGTCCCCTAAGACCCTTATTCCCAGATGGATTTTCACATGAAGTTCAAATTATTGCTACTGTGCTTTCAGCTGATCAAGAAAATGACCCAGATATTTTAGCTATGATAGGAGCATCAGCAGCTTTACTTATTTCTGATATTCCATTTGCTACTCCTATTGCTGGAGTAAGAGTAGGAAGAGTTAGAGGTGAATGGGTAATTAATCCTACAAGGACTCAACTTCAAGAAAGTGAGTTAAATATTGTAGTAGCTGGTCATGAAAAAGGAATAGTAATGGTTGAAGGTGAGGCACTTTTTGTACCTGAAGAAACTGTGCTTGAAGCTATTTTCGTTGGTAAAAAGGCTTTAGAACCTATTCTTTCTTTACAAAAATCATTACAAAAAAAAGTAGGTAAACCTAAGTTGGAAATTACAACCTGTGTAGATTCAGAACTTATAGAAAAAATGAAAATTTATTTGCCTGCTATAGAGGATGCAATAAAAATTCCTGAAAAACTCCTTCGACATGCACATTTAAAAGATATATTTAATCAGGCAGTACAGGATTTATTAATCAGTGATGAAAATCTACCTCAAGCAAAGGCAATTTTTTTAGATTTAGAAAAAGAAGTTATACGGCAAAAGATCCTTGAGGAAGGGAAACGTATTGATGGTCGTGGTTTTAAAGATATAAGGCCTATATATTGTGAAGTAGGAATATTACCCCGTACACATGGATCAGCCTTATTTAAAAGAGGTGAGACTCAAGTATTGGTTGTAACTACTCTTGGAACATCTGAAGACGAGCAAAAAATTGAGGCTCTTTATGGTGAAAGTTTTAAGTCTTTTATGGTGCATTATAATTTCCCACCTTATTGTGTAGGAGAAGTAAAAAGATTACGTGGCCCTTCAAGAAGGGAAATAGGTCATGGTGCATTGGCTGAAAGGGCTTTAAAGCCAGTTATTCCAAAAGAAGAAGAATTTCCTTATACTATAAGAGTAGTTTCAGAAGTATTGGAATCAAATGGTTCTTCCTCTATGGCTACTGTATGTGGTGGTTCTCTTTCACTTATGGATGCGGGTGTGCCGATAAAGAAAAGTGTAGCAGGTATCGCAATGGGGTTGATAAAAGAGGATGATAAAATAGTTATTCTTTCTGATATTTTAGGTGATGAGGATCACTGTGGGGATATGGATTTTAAGGTTGCTGGTACACGTGAGGGAATAACAGCTATTCAAATGGATATTAAAATTGAGGGTGTAACTAAAGAGATTCTTCATCAAGCATTAATTCAAGCAAGAGAGGGTAGATTTTTCATATTAGATAAAATGGAAGCCACACTTTCTGCTCCTAAACCTCAGATTTCTCCTTATGCTCCTAAAGTAACTATAGTTGAGATTTCTCCAGAAAAAATTGCCAATCTTATTGGCCCTGGTGGTAGAGTTATTAAGGATATTATTACAAAAACAGGCGTAACTATAGATATAAAAGAAACAGGTAAAGTACATATTATATCTAATAATGAAGAAGCTATTCAAAAAGCAGCAGAACTTGTAAAACAAGTAACACAAGATATAGAAGTGGGAAGATTATATATTGGTAAAGTAAAAAGGGTTATGGATTTTGGTGCATTAGTAGAAATTTTGCCTGGAATTATAGGAATGGTTCATATTTCTGAGCTTGATCATAGACGTGTGCAAAAGGTAAGTGATGTTTTGAAAGAGGGAGATGAGGTGCTTGTAAGGGTGCTAGAAGTAGAAAAAGATGGTAGAATTAAGTTAAGCCGTAAGGCAGCTCTTTCTCCTCATATTCACTTAAGAAGAAGAGGTGGACACAAGTCTTAA